One genomic window of Cannabis sativa cultivar Pink pepper isolate KNU-18-1 chromosome 2, ASM2916894v1, whole genome shotgun sequence includes the following:
- the LOC133034273 gene encoding uncharacterized protein LOC133034273, translated as MEEETVIHALVTCSHVKQVWDRVGIGTTIPHDHTSFLEWCFGVFSGVDASKKCLVATLCWAIWSARNEFVWQKKVVNTEGIVVLAKGYLDQWTNAQNTLIESSWSGFQTGDGVEQWFAPSKNSIKINVHAALFEGGTNYGLGMVAHDHQGFLIEG; from the coding sequence ATGGAAGAAGAAACTGTAATCCATGCTTTGGTCACATGCTCTCATGTTAAACAAGTATGGGATCGTGTTGGAATTGGAACAACTATCCCTCATGATCATACCTCTTTCTTAGAATGGTGCTTTGGAGTTTTTTCTGGTGTAGATGCAAGCAAGAAATGCTTAGTGGCAACGCTCTGTTGGGCGATCTGGAGCGCTAGGAATGAGTTTGTTTGGCAAAAAAAGGTGGTGAACACTGAAGGAATTGTGGTGTTGGCAAAAGGTTATCTTGATCAATGGACAAATGCTCAAAATACTCTTATTGAGTCATCATGGTCTGGTTTTCAGACGGGTGATGGGGTTGAGCAATGGTTCGCTCCAAGTAAAAATAGTATCAAGATTAATGTTCACGCTGCTCTTTTCGAAGGGGGAACCAACTATGGCTTAGGAATGGTAGCTCATGACCACCAAGGCTTCCTTATTGAGGGCTGA